In Mytilus edulis chromosome 7, xbMytEdul2.2, whole genome shotgun sequence, a single genomic region encodes these proteins:
- the LOC139483184 gene encoding uncharacterized protein, translated as MEGATGYGNNQSSSHGSVNRVNQRKPTQYGQNKTKTKSGLKCYRCGREGHFGKDPSCPAQGKTCNKCGKSGHFGTVCKTKQGGQQNQRRYGKYGRKSEKGIVNYVESDDDEYMHLL; from the coding sequence ATGGAGGGTGCAACTGGTTATGGCAACAACCAATCAAGTAGTCACGGAAGTGTCAATAGAGTCAATCAAAGAAAACCAACACAATATGGACAGaacaaaacgaaaacaaaatcAGGATTAAAATGTTATCGGTGTGGGAGAGAAGGACACTTCGGTAAAGATCCATCTTGCCCGGCACAAGGTAAAACATGCAATAAATGTGGGAAAAGTGGTCATTTTGGAACCGTGTGTAAAACGAAACAAGGAGGGCAACAAAATCAAAGAAGATATGGTAAATATGGTCGTAAAAGTGAAAAAGGTATTGTCAACTATGTGGAATCAGATGATGATGAATATATGCATTTATTGTGA
- the LOC139481718 gene encoding EMILIN-2-like, with product MTTAVNIFTIMIGVIQIGQMVAAHKTGLTRKTRPAFTASLTATKALVAKQVMIFDKVWLNNGDIYNPKTGVFTVPMNGLYLVSSSMMSDSGTHLHCHLWRNDQSNVGVFGTGYSQGTLNTVMDLNKGECLTIRHDNRNSENVYGVHWSMFSAYLISE from the exons ATGACGACTGCAGTCAATATATTCACTATCATGATAGGAGTCATACAAATAGGACAAATGGTTGCAGCTCACAAGACAG ggCTAACAAGGAAAACTAGGCCTGCATTTACTGCATCACTGACTGCGACAAAAGCTCTTGTCGCAAAACAAGTTATGATATTTGACAAAGTTTGGCTGAACAATGGAGATATTTATAATCCTAAAACTGGTGTTTTCACTGTACCAATGAATGGTTTATATTTGGTGTCAAGCTCTATGATGTCTGACAGCGGAACACATCTTCACTGTCACTTGTGGAGGAATGATCAGTCAAATGTTGGGGTGTTTGGTACAGGATATTCACAGGGTACTTTGAACACTGTAATGGACTTGAATAAAGGAGAATGCCTGACAATACGACATGACAATAGAAATAGTGAGAATGTATATGGTGTCCACTGGTCAATGTTCTCAGCTTACCTTATATCTGAATGA